The following coding sequences lie in one Flexivirga oryzae genomic window:
- a CDS encoding SAM-dependent methyltransferase: protein MDGVEPPVLFSAAPDYYRFAVAELRAALDVTKVQRVGPDAGVAHLGSGDLQGVADACWGGEIPLVRHLARADAVRGAGTFAGPTELAEWAASVLLAKVNVGDTISLHTWDSGDAAFAPGKVRRPLLELLVDNGIRVVTTGAETVGSVCFGTERVSAGVNPTDVSLCDWPGGRIRLATRPEQVSRAEFKLEELFSYVEPPRGNLAVDLGASPGGWTRIVHSQGFRTVHSVDPASLDERVLDLPGVIHHRQTAGDFVKEYDGDAVDLIVNDMRMVPQLTAHTMVDAARLLRPGGQAVVTLKLGTNNPEKQIDDALAVLTQAYDPSFMRQLQHNRHEVTVVATRR, encoded by the coding sequence ATGGACGGCGTGGAACCGCCCGTGCTCTTCTCTGCCGCACCCGACTACTACCGCTTCGCCGTCGCCGAGTTGCGCGCTGCGCTCGACGTGACCAAGGTGCAGCGCGTCGGTCCGGACGCCGGCGTAGCGCACCTCGGATCCGGTGATCTGCAGGGCGTCGCCGATGCCTGCTGGGGCGGTGAGATCCCGCTGGTCCGGCACCTCGCGCGGGCAGACGCGGTGCGGGGCGCCGGGACGTTCGCCGGCCCGACGGAGCTCGCGGAGTGGGCGGCCAGCGTGCTGCTCGCGAAAGTAAACGTCGGCGACACGATCAGCCTGCACACCTGGGACAGCGGAGACGCGGCTTTCGCGCCCGGCAAGGTCCGCCGGCCACTGCTGGAACTGTTGGTGGACAACGGGATTCGCGTCGTCACCACCGGAGCGGAGACCGTCGGAAGTGTCTGCTTCGGCACGGAGCGGGTCTCCGCGGGCGTCAACCCCACGGACGTGTCGTTGTGCGACTGGCCGGGCGGCCGGATCCGCCTCGCCACCCGACCGGAGCAGGTGTCACGCGCGGAGTTCAAACTCGAGGAGCTCTTCTCGTATGTCGAACCACCGCGTGGCAACCTCGCCGTCGACCTCGGTGCGAGCCCCGGCGGCTGGACGAGAATCGTGCATTCGCAGGGATTTCGGACGGTGCACTCGGTTGACCCGGCCTCCCTGGACGAGCGGGTGCTGGACCTGCCGGGCGTCATACATCACCGGCAGACGGCGGGCGATTTCGTCAAGGAGTATGACGGCGACGCCGTCGACCTGATCGTCAACGACATGCGGATGGTGCCGCAGCTGACCGCGCACACGATGGTCGACGCGGCGCGGCTGCTGCGGCCGGGCGGGCAGGCGGTCGTCACGCTCAAGCTCGGCACCAACAACCCGGAGAAGCAGATCGACGACGCGCTCGCGGTGCTGACCCAGGCCTACGACCCGAGCTTCATGCGCCAGTTGCAGCACAACCGGCACGAGGTCACGGTCGTCGCCACCCGCCGCTGA
- a CDS encoding MMPL family transporter, whose amino-acid sequence MFASLGRYVVKHPWQIIAGWIVAAVVIVAFAPALPNSSNESDFLPRHYESIKAATVQQEAFPAAFTPTMIGVFQRSDGKPLTKADQAKVASLAGLITDKKIKYVQRVVPAPASPKKLVQTLLFQTPEQTQSNYLKLNDTAKEVRSQLHAMVKGTDLKVGTTGAIAQSLDQQEASGNSDAIIGIATIGLIIVLLLVIFRSPIIAFLPIVLIGVVSQVANGLIGFAAKVFGLKADSSINQLLIVVLFGVGTDYILFLMFRYRERLRAGEDPKQAMVTAVTRVGEAIASAAGVVIIAFLAMSLSSLGMLRAMGPSLAIAVAVTLIAGLTLVPAVVSLLGTKVFWPSKAWQKEPTGARYAAIGSSLGKRPAVFAAVSGLVLLVLAISALGFKPTFDLAGSSMPKTAESVVALHDLERDMPAGATEPTDVYVQAKTPLDKAALASYKTKLAAVDGVGSVAAPKLSRDGRTADFSVILADSPESDKALDTVAGPLRDAAHHNAPEGATAYVGGITSVYVDIKAAMNRDYALVFPVAAVLIMIVLGVLLRSLVAPWYLMVSVGLGFLATLGATTLIFQGIQGESGLMFMLPLIMYMFVVALGTDYNILMVSRLREEAQEGMSPRDAAAVAIRHAGPTIGAAGLILAGSFGSLMLAGNSLLSSMGFALACGIVMAAFVMATIFTPALTALIGHLAWWPGHGDEKDPAAEEQVPASAH is encoded by the coding sequence ATGTTCGCCAGCCTCGGCCGGTACGTCGTCAAACACCCCTGGCAGATCATCGCCGGCTGGATCGTCGCCGCCGTCGTGATCGTCGCGTTCGCGCCCGCGCTGCCGAACAGCAGCAACGAGAGCGACTTCCTGCCGCGCCACTACGAGTCGATCAAGGCCGCGACCGTCCAGCAGGAGGCATTCCCCGCGGCGTTCACCCCGACCATGATCGGTGTCTTCCAACGCTCCGACGGCAAACCGCTGACGAAGGCCGACCAGGCGAAGGTGGCCTCGCTCGCGGGTCTGATCACCGACAAGAAGATCAAGTACGTCCAGCGGGTCGTCCCGGCGCCGGCGTCGCCGAAGAAGCTGGTGCAGACCCTGCTCTTCCAGACGCCGGAACAGACGCAGAGCAACTACCTGAAGCTGAATGACACGGCCAAGGAGGTGCGCAGCCAGCTGCACGCCATGGTCAAGGGCACCGATCTGAAGGTCGGTACGACGGGGGCGATCGCGCAGAGCCTGGACCAGCAGGAGGCGTCGGGCAACTCGGACGCGATCATCGGCATCGCCACGATCGGTTTGATCATCGTGCTGCTGCTGGTGATCTTCCGCAGCCCGATCATCGCGTTCCTGCCGATCGTGCTGATCGGCGTCGTCAGTCAGGTCGCCAATGGCCTGATCGGATTTGCTGCCAAGGTTTTCGGGCTCAAGGCGGACAGTTCGATCAACCAGTTGCTGATCGTCGTCCTCTTCGGGGTGGGCACCGACTACATCCTGTTCCTGATGTTCCGTTACCGCGAACGGCTGCGCGCGGGTGAGGACCCGAAACAGGCGATGGTGACGGCCGTGACACGTGTCGGCGAGGCGATCGCGTCCGCCGCCGGCGTCGTGATCATCGCCTTCCTCGCCATGTCGCTGTCGTCGCTCGGCATGCTGCGGGCCATGGGCCCGTCGCTCGCCATCGCCGTCGCGGTCACCCTGATCGCGGGGCTCACCCTGGTGCCGGCGGTCGTGTCGCTGCTCGGGACGAAGGTGTTCTGGCCGAGCAAGGCCTGGCAGAAGGAGCCCACCGGCGCGAGGTATGCCGCCATCGGCAGCTCCCTCGGCAAGCGCCCCGCAGTGTTCGCGGCCGTGTCGGGCCTGGTCCTGCTGGTGCTCGCGATCAGCGCACTCGGTTTCAAGCCGACGTTCGACCTGGCCGGTTCGTCGATGCCGAAGACCGCCGAGTCCGTGGTCGCGTTGCACGACCTGGAACGCGACATGCCCGCGGGCGCCACGGAACCGACGGACGTCTACGTCCAGGCGAAGACGCCGCTCGACAAGGCGGCGCTGGCGTCATACAAGACGAAGCTGGCGGCGGTCGACGGCGTCGGCTCGGTCGCGGCACCGAAGCTCAGCAGGGACGGCAGGACCGCCGACTTCTCGGTGATCCTCGCCGACTCGCCCGAGTCGGACAAGGCACTCGACACGGTGGCCGGGCCGCTGCGCGACGCCGCTCATCACAACGCACCGGAGGGTGCCACGGCGTATGTCGGCGGCATCACCTCGGTCTACGTCGACATCAAGGCGGCGATGAACCGGGACTACGCGCTGGTCTTCCCGGTCGCGGCGGTGCTGATCATGATCGTGCTCGGCGTGCTGCTGCGCAGCCTGGTCGCGCCGTGGTACCTGATGGTCTCCGTGGGGCTCGGCTTCCTGGCGACGCTGGGGGCAACCACGTTGATCTTCCAGGGGATCCAGGGCGAGAGCGGCCTGATGTTCATGCTGCCGCTGATCATGTACATGTTCGTGGTGGCGCTCGGCACCGACTACAACATCCTGATGGTGTCGCGGTTGCGGGAGGAGGCACAGGAAGGTATGTCGCCGCGGGACGCCGCGGCGGTCGCGATCCGGCACGCCGGCCCGACGATCGGTGCGGCCGGGCTGATCCTGGCGGGTTCGTTCGGGTCGCTGATGCTGGCCGGCAACTCGTTGCTGTCGTCGATGGGCTTCGCGCTCGCCTGCGGCATCGTGATGGCGGCGTTCGTGATGGCGACGATCTTCACCCCGGCGCTCACCGCGCTCATCGGGCACCTGGCGTGGTGGCCGGGCCACGGGGACGAGAAGGATCCTGCGGCCGAGGAGCAGGTGCCGGCGTCGGCGCACTGA
- a CDS encoding MFS transporter encodes MSSLRSVFADTRPLQVPAFQRLWTANIITVIGAQLTVVAVPAQIYAETGSSAYVGLTGIFGLVPLVIFGLYGGALADAMDRRRLLTISTVGLIACSALFWLQAAFHSDNVWFILVLFAVQQAFFAVNQPTRTAILPRLIPMEQLPAANSLNMTVMQFGAIAGPLVGGALIPVLGYSYLYLTDTICLFATLWAVITLPPMPPEHDNAPKAGLRSVIDGFAYLRKHKVLLMSFLVDIIAMVFGMPRALFPQVAHQSFGGPTDGGLAFALLFAAIPAGAVFGGIFSGWVSRVERQGLAVVSAIVVWGASMVLFGVGVGLADGSADVFLVLALAGLVVGGAADMASAAFRSTMLQEAASDEVRGRLQGVFTVVVAGGPRIADVAHGGVAAVAGTAATAAGGGVLVVVLVLVAAFAIPVFVRYRVVRAPAVEPTPAPHPPPTP; translated from the coding sequence ATGAGCAGCCTGCGCAGTGTGTTCGCGGACACCCGGCCGTTGCAGGTGCCCGCGTTCCAGCGGCTCTGGACCGCCAACATCATCACCGTCATCGGCGCCCAACTGACCGTCGTCGCGGTGCCGGCACAGATCTACGCCGAGACCGGGAGTTCGGCATACGTGGGTCTGACGGGGATCTTCGGCCTCGTGCCGCTGGTCATCTTCGGGTTGTATGGCGGGGCACTCGCGGATGCGATGGACCGGCGCCGATTGCTGACGATCTCCACGGTGGGGCTGATCGCGTGCAGCGCGCTCTTCTGGCTGCAGGCCGCGTTCCACTCGGACAACGTGTGGTTCATCCTGGTGCTGTTCGCGGTGCAGCAGGCGTTCTTCGCGGTCAACCAGCCGACCCGCACCGCGATCCTGCCCCGGCTGATCCCGATGGAGCAGTTGCCGGCCGCCAACTCGCTGAACATGACCGTGATGCAGTTCGGCGCGATCGCCGGACCGCTCGTCGGCGGTGCGCTCATCCCGGTCCTCGGCTATTCCTACCTCTACCTGACCGACACGATCTGCCTGTTCGCGACGCTGTGGGCGGTCATCACCCTGCCGCCGATGCCGCCGGAGCACGACAACGCGCCGAAGGCCGGGCTGCGCTCGGTCATCGACGGATTCGCCTACCTGCGCAAACACAAAGTGCTGTTGATGTCGTTCCTCGTCGACATCATCGCGATGGTCTTCGGTATGCCGCGGGCGCTCTTCCCGCAGGTCGCGCACCAGAGTTTCGGCGGGCCGACCGACGGCGGGCTCGCGTTCGCACTGCTGTTCGCCGCGATCCCGGCGGGTGCGGTGTTCGGTGGCATCTTCTCCGGGTGGGTGTCGCGGGTCGAGCGGCAGGGCCTGGCGGTGGTGAGCGCGATCGTGGTGTGGGGAGCGTCGATGGTGCTGTTCGGCGTGGGAGTCGGGCTCGCCGACGGGAGCGCCGATGTGTTCCTCGTGCTCGCGCTCGCCGGCCTGGTGGTCGGCGGCGCCGCGGACATGGCGTCGGCCGCGTTCCGGTCCACGATGCTGCAGGAAGCGGCCAGCGACGAGGTGCGCGGCCGGCTGCAGGGCGTCTTCACGGTGGTGGTCGCCGGCGGTCCGCGGATCGCCGACGTGGCGCACGGTGGTGTCGCGGCGGTCGCCGGCACGGCCGCGACCGCCGCGGGTGGCGGCGTGCTCGTGGTCGTGCTGGTGCTCGTGGCGGCGTTCGCCATACCCGTGTTCGTGCGGTACCGCGTCGTGCGTGCTCCTGCAGTCGAACCCACGCCCGCCCCGCACCCGCCACCAACCCCCTGA
- a CDS encoding protein kinase domain-containing protein codes for MQRTNGTEVGGRYRLESRIAGGGMGEVWRGVDTVLERPVAIKLLKTGLTDDPEFLARFRTEARNAARLSHGNIAQVYDYGEDSGTAYLVMELLEGEPLSKVIAERAPMDEDDAVHLLVQAANALHAAHAKGIVHRDVKPANIVVDDEFVAKLTDFGIARALDASSMTRAGEVMGTPQYLAPEAAMGKEATPESDIYSLGVVAFQMLVGHLPFHADTAVGFALAHVQQPVPPLPESVSAPLRAVIDASLAKDPDRRPQGAVEFARELQEAIGVSAPTPHRMAPVRVAHLPEVQPTTPVSATVVGEAQRQAAFTLSRGQNAPLSSTSLSLRVEATGDVTVDLIACELGADERALGDDSLVFFNNRASADGVVRLTDSGRVEFDASGLDPEVHAVVVGMAVDPPATLGQLTDLRTTLYAGSGDTREEFHLPAGLTDERAAVLARIYRRGETWKVRNVSAGWQSGLPALVDALGLAVASPAE; via the coding sequence ATGCAACGCACGAACGGCACGGAGGTGGGTGGCCGCTACCGCCTCGAGTCACGCATCGCCGGCGGCGGCATGGGTGAGGTATGGCGAGGCGTCGACACAGTGCTCGAACGACCGGTCGCGATCAAGCTGCTCAAGACCGGGCTGACCGACGACCCGGAGTTCCTGGCGCGGTTCCGCACCGAGGCACGCAACGCCGCCCGGCTCAGCCACGGCAACATCGCGCAGGTCTACGACTACGGCGAGGACAGCGGCACGGCATACCTCGTGATGGAGCTCCTGGAGGGCGAGCCGCTCTCGAAGGTGATCGCCGAGCGCGCGCCGATGGACGAGGACGACGCGGTCCACCTGCTGGTGCAGGCCGCCAACGCGTTGCACGCGGCGCACGCCAAGGGCATCGTGCACCGCGACGTGAAGCCGGCGAACATCGTCGTCGACGACGAATTCGTCGCCAAACTCACCGATTTCGGCATCGCGCGGGCTCTCGACGCGTCCTCGATGACACGAGCCGGAGAGGTGATGGGCACTCCGCAGTACCTCGCGCCCGAGGCCGCGATGGGCAAGGAGGCGACCCCGGAGTCGGACATCTACTCCCTCGGGGTCGTGGCGTTCCAGATGCTCGTCGGGCATCTGCCGTTCCACGCGGACACCGCGGTCGGTTTCGCGCTGGCGCACGTGCAGCAGCCGGTGCCACCGCTGCCGGAGTCGGTGTCGGCGCCGTTGCGCGCGGTGATCGACGCGTCGCTCGCCAAGGATCCGGATCGGCGGCCGCAGGGTGCGGTGGAGTTCGCCCGAGAGCTGCAGGAGGCGATCGGGGTGTCCGCCCCGACTCCGCACCGGATGGCACCGGTCCGGGTCGCGCACCTGCCCGAGGTGCAGCCGACGACGCCGGTGTCTGCGACCGTGGTGGGCGAGGCGCAGCGGCAGGCGGCGTTCACGTTGTCCCGCGGGCAGAACGCGCCGCTGTCCTCCACCTCGTTGTCCCTGCGGGTCGAGGCGACCGGCGACGTCACCGTCGACCTGATCGCCTGCGAACTCGGCGCGGACGAGCGCGCCCTGGGCGACGACAGCCTGGTCTTCTTCAACAACCGGGCCTCCGCCGACGGTGTCGTGCGGCTGACCGACTCGGGGCGGGTGGAGTTCGACGCGTCCGGCCTGGACCCGGAAGTGCACGCCGTGGTTGTCGGTATGGCGGTCGACCCGCCCGCCACGCTCGGGCAGCTCACCGACCTGCGCACCACCTTGTATGCCGGGAGCGGCGACACCCGGGAGGAGTTCCACCTGCCCGCCGGGCTGACCGACGAGCGCGCGGCCGTCCTCGCCCGGATCTACCGACGGGGCGAGACGTGGAAGGTGCGCAACGTGTCGGCCGGCTGGCAGTCCGGCCTCCCTGCGCTCGTCGACGCGCTCGGGCTGGCCGTCGCATCGCCGGCGGAGTAG